The Strongyloides ratti genome assembly S_ratti_ED321, scaffold srae_scaffold0000002 genome has a window encoding:
- a CDS encoding Zinc finger, RING-CH-type domain and Zinc finger, RING/FYVE/PHD-type domain-containing protein: protein MKNNILDRLNSSAPSIINLTKVKDNERKNIFKNHTNHEEMITISDTIDKVDNDWQRNVMTTQRNIPPCNNSIFHDLFDDDEEMCRICHSESGILISPCICQGSMGFIHDNCLIEWIKTSGKRTCELCGTKYHAKKKMIWNFFKWSKPNIDCLIYFKAILVFLNIILLQNCLSIINERKFFKRIFIMKLLPRYHDILPLITMIITIIMLLRLVKFFIHAIKQYLDKQKVYKFTNF, encoded by the exons atgaaaaataatatattggaTAGATTAAATTCCTCAGCACCTTCAATCATTAACCTAACAAAAGTTAAAGataatgaaagaaaaaatatttttaaaaatcatacTAATCATGAGGAAATGATAACAATATCAGATACTATAGATAAAGTTGACAATGATTGGCAAAGGAATGTAATGACAACTCAAAGAAATATTCCACCATGtaataatagtatttttCATGACTTATTTGATGATGATGAGGAGATGTGTCGGATATGCCATTCAGAATCAGGTATATTAATATCTCCCTGTATATGCCAAGGATCAATGGGATTTATTCATGATAATTGTCTTATTGAATGGATAAAAACTTCTGGAAAAAGAACATGTGAATTGTGTGGTACTAAATATCAtgccaaaaaaaaaatgatctggaatttttttaaatggtCCAAACCAAATATTGattgtttaatatattttaaggctattcttgtatttttaaatataattttactacAAAATTGTCtatcaataataaatgaaagaaaattttttaaaagaatttttataatgaaattaCTCCCACGTTATCATGATATATTACCACTAA ttacTATGATTATAACGATAATCATGTTACTAAGActggtaaaattttttattcatgcaattaaacaatatttggataaacaaaaagtatataaatttactaatttttaa
- a CDS encoding BAG family molecular chaperone regulator 2: MILNEKIYCKVIFKLKIFNKIIIVTKKNMYGVRQLGQPKEQQFPNDRSRLRRTFLEDPFFSQHRGFDNNLNGRSFGSNPRLVDDDHFFESFNNDHFASLPRRPTKSFSEMRPGNVSSNGGEYTRNIPVRTSPRPSEDFQQQQQQQQQQNFYPQQGQQHNNQQFFQQNQPSQPGYYQNQGYTVPPQDYMQNQYRNSYMNNDTKGKTVPIKINKTASVSSNDSQNSGSLNNNEKPINITQQKDNTNEQEGDNKEIKIEIKNESTLGKSTDPPKVPSIVVDGVCINPNICVLDIEETPSAQNNKKKRTKAGRMTRESSINDFNSSIIDVLDDTEARVEKLREQATALEQEKEQLLDILKHIKINVDLLKGEGDKEDVEVTTARILKRCEAVTVSVNTPRNPTQAKALAEINELVEKACLKISENIEEARECLKRYSNACNQDIPDGAIDHKFEAKVIECTADDQKKVKKKLANIIKQIDVIQKMKEKKQNTMVNKDEKNINENIPEVKVEHVDTNES, from the exons atgattttaaatgaaaa aatttattgtaaagtgatttttaagttaaaaatatttaataaaataataata gtaacaaaaaaaaatatgtatggAGTAAGGCAACTTGGACAACCAAa ggAACAACAATTTCCTAATGATAGAAGTCGTTTACGTCGTACCTTCTTAGAAGATCCTTTCTTTTCACAACATCGTGGTTTtgataacaatttaaatGGACGATCATTTGGTTCTAATCCACGTCTTGTAGATGATGATCATTTTTTTGAATCATTTAACAATGATCATTTTGCATCACTTCCACGTCGTCCCACAAAATCATTTTCTGAAATGAGACCTGGAAATGTTTCTAGTAATGGAGGTGAGTATACCAGAAATATTCCTGTTAGAACATCACCACGACCTAGTGAAGATTTTCAACAACagcaacaacaacaacaacaacaaaatttttatccaCAACAGGGACAACAACATAATaatcaacaattttttcaacaaaatCAACCTTCACAACCAGGTTATTACCAAAATCAGGGATATACAGTTCCACCACAAGATTATATGCAGAATCAATATAGAAATTCTTATATGAATAATGATACAAAAGGAAAGACAGTAccaataaagataaataaaactgCCTCTGTATCATCAAATGATTCTCAAAATTCTggttcattaaataataatgaaaaaccAATTAATATAACACAACAAAAAGATAATACTAATGAACAAGAGGGTGATAATAAGgaaattaaaattgaaattaaaaatgaatcaaCATTAGGAAAATCAACTGATCCACCTAAAGTACCTAGTATTGTTGTTGATGGTGTTTGTATTAATCCAAATATATGTGTTTTAGATATTGAAGAGACACCCTCTGcccaaaataataaaaaaaaaagaacaaaagCAGGGAGGATGACTCGTGAATCTAGTATTAATGATTTCAATTCATCAATTATTGATGTTTTAGATGATACAGAAGCAAGAGTAGAAAAATTAAGAGAACAGGCAACAGCTTTAGAACAAGAAAAAGAACAATTATTAGATATTTTGAAACATATCAAAATTAATgttgatttattaaaaggtGAAGGTGACAAGGAGGATGTTGAAGTTACAACAGCAAGAATTTTAAAACGATGTGAAGCTGTAACTGTCTCCGTCAATACACCAAGAAATCCAACACAAGCAAAGGCATTGGCTGAGATTAATGAACTTGTTGAGAAAgcatgtttaaaaatttcagaAAATATTGAGGAAGCTAGAGAAtgtttaaaaagatattctAATGCTTGTAATCAAGACATTCCTGATGGTGCTATAGATCATAAATTTGAAGCTAAAGTAATTGAATGTACAGCAGATGATCAGAAAAAAGTTAAGAAAAAGTTAGCcaatataattaaacaaattgATGTCATTCAAAagatgaaagaaaaaaaacaaaatacaATGGTGAATAaggatgaaaaaaatattaatgaaaatattccTGAAGTTAAAGTAGAACATGTAGATACCAATGaatcataa